A genomic segment from Ptychodera flava strain L36383 chromosome 19, AS_Pfla_20210202, whole genome shotgun sequence encodes:
- the LOC139118567 gene encoding arrestin red cell-like isoform X7, with product MASTGKNSENGPKMEGSLDQVKKSGTRVFKKSSPNGKITTYLGKRDFVDHLTHVDPVDGVILVDPEYLKDRKVFAHVLAAFRYGREDLDVLGLTFRKDLYLASMQVYPPIPEEQKPLTRLQERLIKKLGPNAHPFYFEIPKNSPSSVTLQPAPGDTGKPCGVDYELKTYVADSIDEKPHKRNSVRLAIRKITYAPSTPGPQPSVEASKEFMMSPAPLHLEASLDKEMYYHGESIAVNVQITNNSNKTVKKIRISVRQFADICLFSTAQYKCPVAVLETEDGFPVGPSQTLSKVYFVTPLLANNRDKRGLALDGKLKHEDTNLASSTIITDESQKENLGIIVQYKVKVRLIVAYGGDLAVELPFTLTHPKPPESPPPSRPESTQPGTDAEVPVDTNLITFDTNGDPNQFPERDDDFIFEEFARLRVKGAEGEEADA from the exons ATCACGACATATCTTGGAAAAAGAGACTTTGTGGATCACCTGACGCATGTTGATCCTGTTG ACGGAGTGATACTTGTTGACCCGGAGTACTTAAAGGACCGCAAAGTCTTTGCCCACGTATTGGCAGCGTTCCGTTATGGACGAGAAGATTTGGATGTATTGGGATTGACATTCCGGAAGGACCTGTATCTGGCATCTATGCAGGTGTATCCGCCCATTCCGGAAGAGCAGAAACCATTAACTAGACTCCAGGAGAGGCTGATTAAGAAGCTTGGTCCAAATGCCCATCCATTCTACTTTGAG ATCCCAAAGAACTCCCCGTCATCAGTGACACTGCAGCCTGCCCCAGGGGACACTGGCAAACCATGTGGGGTGGACTACGAACTCAAGACTTATGTGGCTGACTCTATCGACGAGAAACCTCACAAGCGCAACTCAGTGCGACTAGCAATACGTAAAATTACGTATGCACCGTCAACCCCTGGACCACAGCCAAGCGTGGAGGCCAGCAAGGAGTTTATGATGAGCCCAGCTCCCTTACACCTTGAAGCTTCTTTGGACAAAGAG ATGTACTATCACGGAGAGAGTATAGCAGTGAATGTTCAGATTACCaacaattcaaacaaaacagtgaaaaagatTCGGATATCGGTGCGCCAGTTTGCCGACATTTGCCTCTTCTCGACGGCACAGTACAAATGCCCCGTCGCTGTGCTAGAAACAGA GGATGGCTTTCCGGTGGGACCAAGCCAGACACTTTCAAAAGTGTACTTTGTTACTCCCCTACTGGCCAACAACAGAGATAAGCGCGGACTGGCCCTCGACGGCAAGCTTAAACATGAGGACACCAACCTGGCATCCTCTACTAT TATCACAGACGAATCACAGAAAGAGAATCTTGGCATTATTGTGCAGTACAAAGTCAAAGTCAGGCTTATCGTGGCATATGGCGG TGACCTGGCAGTGGAGTTGCCGTTTACTCTGACCCACCCCAAGCCGCCAGAGTCGCCACCACCGAGTCGACCAGAAAGCACACAGCCAG GCACCGATGCTGAAGTTCCTGTGGATACCAATCTGATAACGTTTGATACCAA TGGAGACCCTAATCAGTTTCCTGAGCGTGACGATGATTTCATCTTTGAAGAGTTTGCTCGTCTACGTGTGAAAGGCGCCGAGGGTGAAGAGGCTGACGCTTGA
- the LOC139118567 gene encoding arrestin red cell-like isoform X3, with the protein MASTGKNSENGPKMEGSLDQVKKSGTRVFKKSSPNGKITTYLGKRDFVDHLTHVDPVDGVILVDPEYLKDRKVFAHVLAAFRYGREDLDVLGLTFRKDLYLASMQVYPPIPEEQKPLTRLQERLIKKLGPNAHPFYFEIPKNSPSSVTLQPAPGDTGKPCGVDYELKTYVADSIDEKPHKRNSVRLAIRKITYAPSTPGPQPSVEASKEFMMSPAPLHLEASLDKEMYYHGESIAVNVQITNNSNKTVKKIRISVRQFADICLFSTAQYKCPVAVLETEDGFPVGPSQTLSKVYFVTPLLANNRDKRGLALDGKLKHEDTNLASSTIITDESQKENLGIIVQYKVKVRLIVAYGGDLAVELPFTLTHPKPPESPPPSRPESTQPGTDAEVPVDTNLITFDTKDDQDPNNRASKYCVGKVMHGYSGDPNQFPERDDDFIFEEFARLRVKGAEGEEADA; encoded by the exons ATCACGACATATCTTGGAAAAAGAGACTTTGTGGATCACCTGACGCATGTTGATCCTGTTG ACGGAGTGATACTTGTTGACCCGGAGTACTTAAAGGACCGCAAAGTCTTTGCCCACGTATTGGCAGCGTTCCGTTATGGACGAGAAGATTTGGATGTATTGGGATTGACATTCCGGAAGGACCTGTATCTGGCATCTATGCAGGTGTATCCGCCCATTCCGGAAGAGCAGAAACCATTAACTAGACTCCAGGAGAGGCTGATTAAGAAGCTTGGTCCAAATGCCCATCCATTCTACTTTGAG ATCCCAAAGAACTCCCCGTCATCAGTGACACTGCAGCCTGCCCCAGGGGACACTGGCAAACCATGTGGGGTGGACTACGAACTCAAGACTTATGTGGCTGACTCTATCGACGAGAAACCTCACAAGCGCAACTCAGTGCGACTAGCAATACGTAAAATTACGTATGCACCGTCAACCCCTGGACCACAGCCAAGCGTGGAGGCCAGCAAGGAGTTTATGATGAGCCCAGCTCCCTTACACCTTGAAGCTTCTTTGGACAAAGAG ATGTACTATCACGGAGAGAGTATAGCAGTGAATGTTCAGATTACCaacaattcaaacaaaacagtgaaaaagatTCGGATATCGGTGCGCCAGTTTGCCGACATTTGCCTCTTCTCGACGGCACAGTACAAATGCCCCGTCGCTGTGCTAGAAACAGA GGATGGCTTTCCGGTGGGACCAAGCCAGACACTTTCAAAAGTGTACTTTGTTACTCCCCTACTGGCCAACAACAGAGATAAGCGCGGACTGGCCCTCGACGGCAAGCTTAAACATGAGGACACCAACCTGGCATCCTCTACTAT TATCACAGACGAATCACAGAAAGAGAATCTTGGCATTATTGTGCAGTACAAAGTCAAAGTCAGGCTTATCGTGGCATATGGCGG TGACCTGGCAGTGGAGTTGCCGTTTACTCTGACCCACCCCAAGCCGCCAGAGTCGCCACCACCGAGTCGACCAGAAAGCACACAGCCAG GCACCGATGCTGAAGTTCCTGTGGATACCAATCTGATAACGTTTGATACCAA GGACGATCAGGACCCCAACAATAGAGCCAGCAAATATTGTGTTGGCAAAGTCATGCACGGATACAG TGGAGACCCTAATCAGTTTCCTGAGCGTGACGATGATTTCATCTTTGAAGAGTTTGCTCGTCTACGTGTGAAAGGCGCCGAGGGTGAAGAGGCTGACGCTTGA
- the LOC139118567 gene encoding arrestin red cell-like isoform X8 translates to MERQSLPMVFKKSSPNGKITTYLGKRDFVDHLTHVDPVDGVILVDPEYLKDRKVFAHVLAAFRYGREDLDVLGLTFRKDLYLASMQVYPPIPEEQKPLTRLQERLIKKLGPNAHPFYFEIPKNSPSSVTLQPAPGDTGKPCGVDYELKTYVADSIDEKPHKRNSVRLAIRKITYAPSTPGPQPSVEASKEFMMSPAPLHLEASLDKEMYYHGESIAVNVQITNNSNKTVKKIRISVRQFADICLFSTAQYKCPVAVLETEDGFPVGPSQTLSKVYFVTPLLANNRDKRGLALDGKLKHEDTNLASSTIITDESQKENLGIIVQYKVKVRLIVAYGGDLAVELPFTLTHPKPPESPPPSRPESTQPGTDAEVPVDTNLITFDTNGDPNQFPERDDDFIFEEFARLRVKGAEGEEADA, encoded by the exons ATCACGACATATCTTGGAAAAAGAGACTTTGTGGATCACCTGACGCATGTTGATCCTGTTG ACGGAGTGATACTTGTTGACCCGGAGTACTTAAAGGACCGCAAAGTCTTTGCCCACGTATTGGCAGCGTTCCGTTATGGACGAGAAGATTTGGATGTATTGGGATTGACATTCCGGAAGGACCTGTATCTGGCATCTATGCAGGTGTATCCGCCCATTCCGGAAGAGCAGAAACCATTAACTAGACTCCAGGAGAGGCTGATTAAGAAGCTTGGTCCAAATGCCCATCCATTCTACTTTGAG ATCCCAAAGAACTCCCCGTCATCAGTGACACTGCAGCCTGCCCCAGGGGACACTGGCAAACCATGTGGGGTGGACTACGAACTCAAGACTTATGTGGCTGACTCTATCGACGAGAAACCTCACAAGCGCAACTCAGTGCGACTAGCAATACGTAAAATTACGTATGCACCGTCAACCCCTGGACCACAGCCAAGCGTGGAGGCCAGCAAGGAGTTTATGATGAGCCCAGCTCCCTTACACCTTGAAGCTTCTTTGGACAAAGAG ATGTACTATCACGGAGAGAGTATAGCAGTGAATGTTCAGATTACCaacaattcaaacaaaacagtgaaaaagatTCGGATATCGGTGCGCCAGTTTGCCGACATTTGCCTCTTCTCGACGGCACAGTACAAATGCCCCGTCGCTGTGCTAGAAACAGA GGATGGCTTTCCGGTGGGACCAAGCCAGACACTTTCAAAAGTGTACTTTGTTACTCCCCTACTGGCCAACAACAGAGATAAGCGCGGACTGGCCCTCGACGGCAAGCTTAAACATGAGGACACCAACCTGGCATCCTCTACTAT TATCACAGACGAATCACAGAAAGAGAATCTTGGCATTATTGTGCAGTACAAAGTCAAAGTCAGGCTTATCGTGGCATATGGCGG TGACCTGGCAGTGGAGTTGCCGTTTACTCTGACCCACCCCAAGCCGCCAGAGTCGCCACCACCGAGTCGACCAGAAAGCACACAGCCAG GCACCGATGCTGAAGTTCCTGTGGATACCAATCTGATAACGTTTGATACCAA TGGAGACCCTAATCAGTTTCCTGAGCGTGACGATGATTTCATCTTTGAAGAGTTTGCTCGTCTACGTGTGAAAGGCGCCGAGGGTGAAGAGGCTGACGCTTGA
- the LOC139118567 gene encoding arrestin red cell-like isoform X6, giving the protein MERQSLPMVFKKSSPNGKITTYLGKRDFVDHLTHVDPVDGVILVDPEYLKDRKVFAHVLAAFRYGREDLDVLGLTFRKDLYLASMQVYPPIPEEQKPLTRLQERLIKKLGPNAHPFYFEIPKNSPSSVTLQPAPGDTGKPCGVDYELKTYVADSIDEKPHKRNSVRLAIRKITYAPSTPGPQPSVEASKEFMMSPAPLHLEASLDKEMYYHGESIAVNVQITNNSNKTVKKIRISVRQFADICLFSTAQYKCPVAVLETEDGFPVGPSQTLSKVYFVTPLLANNRDKRGLALDGKLKHEDTNLASSTIITDESQKENLGIIVQYKVKVRLIVAYGGDLAVELPFTLTHPKPPESPPPSRPESTQPGTDAEVPVDTNLITFDTKDDQDPNNRASKYCVGKVMHGYSGDPNQFPERDDDFIFEEFARLRVKGAEGEEADA; this is encoded by the exons ATCACGACATATCTTGGAAAAAGAGACTTTGTGGATCACCTGACGCATGTTGATCCTGTTG ACGGAGTGATACTTGTTGACCCGGAGTACTTAAAGGACCGCAAAGTCTTTGCCCACGTATTGGCAGCGTTCCGTTATGGACGAGAAGATTTGGATGTATTGGGATTGACATTCCGGAAGGACCTGTATCTGGCATCTATGCAGGTGTATCCGCCCATTCCGGAAGAGCAGAAACCATTAACTAGACTCCAGGAGAGGCTGATTAAGAAGCTTGGTCCAAATGCCCATCCATTCTACTTTGAG ATCCCAAAGAACTCCCCGTCATCAGTGACACTGCAGCCTGCCCCAGGGGACACTGGCAAACCATGTGGGGTGGACTACGAACTCAAGACTTATGTGGCTGACTCTATCGACGAGAAACCTCACAAGCGCAACTCAGTGCGACTAGCAATACGTAAAATTACGTATGCACCGTCAACCCCTGGACCACAGCCAAGCGTGGAGGCCAGCAAGGAGTTTATGATGAGCCCAGCTCCCTTACACCTTGAAGCTTCTTTGGACAAAGAG ATGTACTATCACGGAGAGAGTATAGCAGTGAATGTTCAGATTACCaacaattcaaacaaaacagtgaaaaagatTCGGATATCGGTGCGCCAGTTTGCCGACATTTGCCTCTTCTCGACGGCACAGTACAAATGCCCCGTCGCTGTGCTAGAAACAGA GGATGGCTTTCCGGTGGGACCAAGCCAGACACTTTCAAAAGTGTACTTTGTTACTCCCCTACTGGCCAACAACAGAGATAAGCGCGGACTGGCCCTCGACGGCAAGCTTAAACATGAGGACACCAACCTGGCATCCTCTACTAT TATCACAGACGAATCACAGAAAGAGAATCTTGGCATTATTGTGCAGTACAAAGTCAAAGTCAGGCTTATCGTGGCATATGGCGG TGACCTGGCAGTGGAGTTGCCGTTTACTCTGACCCACCCCAAGCCGCCAGAGTCGCCACCACCGAGTCGACCAGAAAGCACACAGCCAG GCACCGATGCTGAAGTTCCTGTGGATACCAATCTGATAACGTTTGATACCAA GGACGATCAGGACCCCAACAATAGAGCCAGCAAATATTGTGTTGGCAAAGTCATGCACGGATACAG TGGAGACCCTAATCAGTTTCCTGAGCGTGACGATGATTTCATCTTTGAAGAGTTTGCTCGTCTACGTGTGAAAGGCGCCGAGGGTGAAGAGGCTGACGCTTGA
- the LOC139118567 gene encoding arrestin red cell-like isoform X4, with protein sequence MERQSLPIASKFNQSSNFDCRRVFKKSSPNGKITTYLGKRDFVDHLTHVDPVDGVILVDPEYLKDRKVFAHVLAAFRYGREDLDVLGLTFRKDLYLASMQVYPPIPEEQKPLTRLQERLIKKLGPNAHPFYFEIPKNSPSSVTLQPAPGDTGKPCGVDYELKTYVADSIDEKPHKRNSVRLAIRKITYAPSTPGPQPSVEASKEFMMSPAPLHLEASLDKEMYYHGESIAVNVQITNNSNKTVKKIRISVRQFADICLFSTAQYKCPVAVLETEDGFPVGPSQTLSKVYFVTPLLANNRDKRGLALDGKLKHEDTNLASSTIITDESQKENLGIIVQYKVKVRLIVAYGGDLAVELPFTLTHPKPPESPPPSRPESTQPGTDAEVPVDTNLITFDTKDDQDPNNRASKYCVGKVMHGYSGDPNQFPERDDDFIFEEFARLRVKGAEGEEADA encoded by the exons ATCACGACATATCTTGGAAAAAGAGACTTTGTGGATCACCTGACGCATGTTGATCCTGTTG ACGGAGTGATACTTGTTGACCCGGAGTACTTAAAGGACCGCAAAGTCTTTGCCCACGTATTGGCAGCGTTCCGTTATGGACGAGAAGATTTGGATGTATTGGGATTGACATTCCGGAAGGACCTGTATCTGGCATCTATGCAGGTGTATCCGCCCATTCCGGAAGAGCAGAAACCATTAACTAGACTCCAGGAGAGGCTGATTAAGAAGCTTGGTCCAAATGCCCATCCATTCTACTTTGAG ATCCCAAAGAACTCCCCGTCATCAGTGACACTGCAGCCTGCCCCAGGGGACACTGGCAAACCATGTGGGGTGGACTACGAACTCAAGACTTATGTGGCTGACTCTATCGACGAGAAACCTCACAAGCGCAACTCAGTGCGACTAGCAATACGTAAAATTACGTATGCACCGTCAACCCCTGGACCACAGCCAAGCGTGGAGGCCAGCAAGGAGTTTATGATGAGCCCAGCTCCCTTACACCTTGAAGCTTCTTTGGACAAAGAG ATGTACTATCACGGAGAGAGTATAGCAGTGAATGTTCAGATTACCaacaattcaaacaaaacagtgaaaaagatTCGGATATCGGTGCGCCAGTTTGCCGACATTTGCCTCTTCTCGACGGCACAGTACAAATGCCCCGTCGCTGTGCTAGAAACAGA GGATGGCTTTCCGGTGGGACCAAGCCAGACACTTTCAAAAGTGTACTTTGTTACTCCCCTACTGGCCAACAACAGAGATAAGCGCGGACTGGCCCTCGACGGCAAGCTTAAACATGAGGACACCAACCTGGCATCCTCTACTAT TATCACAGACGAATCACAGAAAGAGAATCTTGGCATTATTGTGCAGTACAAAGTCAAAGTCAGGCTTATCGTGGCATATGGCGG TGACCTGGCAGTGGAGTTGCCGTTTACTCTGACCCACCCCAAGCCGCCAGAGTCGCCACCACCGAGTCGACCAGAAAGCACACAGCCAG GCACCGATGCTGAAGTTCCTGTGGATACCAATCTGATAACGTTTGATACCAA GGACGATCAGGACCCCAACAATAGAGCCAGCAAATATTGTGTTGGCAAAGTCATGCACGGATACAG TGGAGACCCTAATCAGTTTCCTGAGCGTGACGATGATTTCATCTTTGAAGAGTTTGCTCGTCTACGTGTGAAAGGCGCCGAGGGTGAAGAGGCTGACGCTTGA